The region TCCATGAACCATCATAAAGCTTTAAGTCAGGAAGAAATGGAACATTTGACAGAAAGTTTGTTTACCTGTCAGATGCCTAATTATACTCCAGAGGGTAAACCCATATTGCGGATTTTAACTTTGGAAGAAATTGATAAATTATTGACAAACTAAATAATACGATATGCGAGGATACGGACAACCGGGATTCGGAGGAACTCCACCGGTAATAAAAAATCTACTGATTATTAATGTTTTATTTTTCCTTGGTACAGAGTTACTAACCAGCATTGACCTGGTAAAGTACCTGGCACTTTATTATCCAGAGTCTCCTCACTTCAGGCCCTATCAGTTCATCACGCACATGTTCATGCACGGAGGTCTTACACACCTGTTTTTCAATATGTTTGCACTTTGGATGTTTGGTCGTGTGCTTGAAGGCGTATGGGGTTCAAAACGTTTCCTTATTTATTATTTTGTCACAGGACTGGGTGCAGCAGCACTGCACCTGTTTGTCAATTACCTCACTATTGACGACATGAAAGCTGCAGCTATAGCTTTCCAAAACACACCCTCGCCGGAAGCTTTTCAGGCTTTTGTAAAAGATAATTTATCGCGTCCGTCTGATTATGTGCTAAACCTTGTCAATCATTATTTTGATAATCCATCGAACCCGAATGTAGCCGCCCAGGCAGGTTCAGTGGTTAGTGAAGTTGTGAAACACAATATTAATGTACCCACCATCGGTGCTTCAGGCGCAGTATTCGGAGTACTGCTGGCTTTTGGTATGTTATTTCCCAATACGCAGCTCATGTTGCTGTTTCCGCCCATACCCATCAAAGCCAAATGGCTCGTCATTGGTTATGGTGTATTGGAATTATTCCTCGGTATCTCGAACCAGGGAGGCAACATTGCCCATTTTGCCCACCTCGGCGGTATGATTTTTGGATTTATATTGATTAAATACTGGAATAGCAAAGGCAAAACAT is a window of Salinivirga cyanobacteriivorans DNA encoding:
- a CDS encoding rhomboid family intramembrane serine protease; translation: MRGYGQPGFGGTPPVIKNLLIINVLFFLGTELLTSIDLVKYLALYYPESPHFRPYQFITHMFMHGGLTHLFFNMFALWMFGRVLEGVWGSKRFLIYYFVTGLGAAALHLFVNYLTIDDMKAAAIAFQNTPSPEAFQAFVKDNLSRPSDYVLNLVNHYFDNPSNPNVAAQAGSVVSEVVKHNINVPTIGASGAVFGVLLAFGMLFPNTQLMLLFPPIPIKAKWLVIGYGVLELFLGISNQGGNIAHFAHLGGMIFGFILIKYWNSKGKTFY